The following are from one region of the Arthrobacter sp. TMP15 genome:
- a CDS encoding DUF1990 family protein yields the protein MTNPAQHEFSTHEGTYRQSEVSAVVGNGVASWERASHDVLYWKVKTASGFTVDSSGPVVPGENVNVTARMFGISVVEPVQVVSVVQEKDRVGFAYKTLPGHPVSGEEAFIVHRHGEEVSLSVRSLTGPSPAQPWRMLYPLLLIIQRIVRRRYLRALR from the coding sequence ATGACAAACCCGGCCCAGCATGAATTCTCGACACATGAGGGCACATATCGTCAATCTGAAGTGAGCGCCGTCGTTGGTAACGGCGTAGCTTCATGGGAGCGCGCCAGTCATGACGTGCTCTACTGGAAAGTCAAAACCGCCAGTGGGTTCACAGTAGATAGTTCCGGGCCGGTGGTTCCCGGCGAGAACGTGAATGTGACCGCGCGAATGTTTGGCATCAGTGTGGTTGAGCCGGTTCAAGTTGTTTCCGTGGTTCAGGAAAAAGACAGGGTGGGCTTTGCCTATAAAACGCTGCCTGGCCACCCAGTGAGCGGCGAGGAAGCTTTTATTGTGCATCGTCACGGGGAAGAAGTGAGCCTAAGCGTTCGCTCCCTAACCGGGCCGTCACCTGCGCAACCGTGGCGGATGCTGTACCCGCTGCTTTTGATCATTCAGCGGATAGTTCGCCGACGATACTTGCGTGCCCTTCGCTGA
- a CDS encoding AAA family ATPase yields MEPIRFLMRRGTSKCKARHFTSWPRPNSPEATLALPLIIPPIGWHHDTDTSWRAPDTVMMFSQTPLRHVGINDFNVPDPDAWPATLPSVQQLLRDGLVLGRATVFVGENGSGKSTLVEAIAMACGVNPEGGSTHARHHSRPTESDLHSFLKVTRNAGASKYGYFLRAETMHSFFTYLEENPSTGLPDTDFHSLSHGESFLELIVSRFRGGGLWILDEPESALSFSGCLSLLSVLQKLMDDGDSQVILSTHSPLLASLPGADIYEVGPWGLRPNSWDDLDLVKNWRSFMDAPHRFLKYL; encoded by the coding sequence ATGGAACCAATTCGGTTCCTCATGCGCCGGGGAACATCGAAATGCAAGGCCCGCCACTTTACGTCCTGGCCACGTCCGAACAGTCCTGAAGCAACCCTTGCCTTGCCCTTGATCATCCCGCCGATAGGATGGCATCATGACACAGACACGAGCTGGCGCGCGCCAGACACCGTCATGATGTTCTCTCAGACTCCCCTGCGCCATGTTGGTATAAACGATTTCAATGTGCCTGATCCGGATGCGTGGCCGGCAACTCTTCCTTCTGTTCAACAACTCCTTCGCGACGGGCTCGTATTGGGTCGGGCAACGGTTTTTGTTGGGGAGAACGGGTCTGGTAAATCAACCTTGGTTGAGGCGATCGCCATGGCGTGCGGGGTCAATCCGGAGGGCGGATCCACCCATGCCAGGCATCACAGTCGGCCTACGGAGTCTGATCTGCATTCTTTCTTGAAGGTGACGCGCAATGCTGGTGCCAGTAAGTACGGGTACTTTCTGCGTGCGGAGACTATGCACTCGTTCTTTACTTACCTTGAGGAGAACCCCTCCACCGGGCTTCCAGACACCGATTTTCACAGTCTTTCCCACGGCGAATCGTTCTTGGAGTTGATTGTTAGCAGGTTCCGCGGAGGCGGGCTGTGGATACTTGATGAGCCCGAATCGGCACTGTCATTTTCCGGCTGCCTCTCCCTGCTCAGCGTGCTCCAGAAATTAATGGACGACGGCGATTCCCAAGTTATTCTCTCCACCCACTCCCCGCTGTTGGCTTCCCTGCCGGGTGCCGATATTTATGAGGTGGGGCCTTGGGGCCTGCGTCCAAACAGCTGGGACGATCTGGACTTGGTGAAAAACTGGCGCTCATTCATGGACGCCCCGCACCGATTCCTCAAATACCTCTAA
- a CDS encoding DUF3054 domain-containing protein → MNQTKAAFGTKTLISTAAADFVLVLLFALAGRSSHHEALTVVGVLATAWPFLASLALGWLVCQSWKHPLRILPQGVCLWLITVAGGMALRLISGSTAELPFVAVATITLGVFLLGHRFLATFFTRRHQGSDATPA, encoded by the coding sequence GTGAATCAAACGAAAGCCGCCTTCGGCACCAAAACGCTCATCTCTACCGCCGCCGCAGACTTCGTGCTGGTTCTTCTTTTCGCTCTTGCGGGACGCAGTTCTCATCATGAGGCCTTGACGGTGGTGGGTGTCCTAGCGACGGCTTGGCCATTCCTGGCCTCTCTTGCTCTGGGCTGGCTTGTATGCCAGAGCTGGAAACACCCGCTACGAATTCTTCCTCAGGGAGTCTGCCTGTGGTTGATCACCGTTGCCGGTGGCATGGCCCTACGCCTGATCTCCGGATCAACAGCAGAACTTCCCTTCGTTGCGGTCGCCACGATCACTCTTGGGGTCTTCTTGCTGGGGCACCGTTTCCTTGCAACTTTCTTCACGCGCCGTCATCAGGGCAGTGATGCAACTCCCGCTTGA
- a CDS encoding Lrp/AsnC ligand binding domain-containing protein encodes MITAFVLIKTDATRIPESAQEISELNGISEVYSVTGEWDLIAIARVEKHEDLADVIADRLSKVKSVVSTTTQISFRAYSQHDLDAAFSLGFNN; translated from the coding sequence GTGATCACAGCTTTTGTCCTGATCAAAACTGATGCAACGCGGATCCCCGAATCAGCTCAGGAAATCTCCGAACTCAACGGCATCAGCGAAGTTTATTCGGTGACCGGGGAGTGGGATCTGATTGCTATTGCCCGCGTGGAGAAACACGAAGACTTAGCTGACGTCATTGCAGATAGACTTTCCAAAGTTAAGTCAGTTGTCTCCACCACCACACAAATCTCTTTTCGCGCATACTCCCAACACGATTTGGATGCCGCGTTTTCTCTCGGCTTCAACAACTAA
- a CDS encoding copper homeostasis protein CutC, with product MMQLEIAVQDVPGATLAATLGAARIELCCALQLGGLTPSQGLLKSVHDAEPRLPIHALIRPRPGDYVYDEAAVALMAAEIKEVHSGGAAGVVIGALTPVGGIDYAAVETLVAAAEGLHITFHRAVDHLTFADAVAAVPRLADLGVQRILSSGGAGRAGEGLHQLIAMHEAAAGRLTVMAGGGVDIADIATFHAAGLRDVHLSAKRNICQLPPAPMTASALAQDHSYFSTDAGLVKQAVQAVQKTQESQETLTPA from the coding sequence ATGATGCAACTAGAAATTGCTGTCCAGGATGTCCCCGGCGCCACACTGGCGGCCACGCTTGGGGCCGCTCGCATTGAGTTGTGCTGTGCCCTCCAGCTCGGTGGACTTACTCCATCACAAGGCTTATTAAAAAGCGTCCACGATGCTGAGCCCAGGCTACCTATTCACGCTCTGATCCGTCCCCGTCCCGGCGACTACGTTTACGACGAAGCGGCAGTTGCTCTGATGGCTGCGGAGATCAAAGAAGTCCATAGCGGGGGCGCAGCCGGGGTCGTGATTGGAGCGTTGACACCAGTTGGTGGCATAGATTACGCGGCAGTGGAAACCCTTGTTGCAGCTGCTGAGGGCCTGCACATCACCTTCCACCGGGCGGTGGATCACTTAACTTTCGCCGATGCCGTGGCAGCAGTTCCGCGTCTAGCCGACCTTGGCGTGCAACGCATACTGAGCTCGGGCGGCGCTGGACGGGCCGGCGAGGGTCTCCATCAACTAATTGCCATGCATGAAGCGGCCGCTGGCAGACTCACGGTGATGGCCGGTGGCGGAGTCGATATCGCTGATATTGCCACCTTCCATGCGGCAGGCTTGCGCGACGTGCATCTCTCCGCCAAACGCAACATCTGCCAACTCCCACCAGCACCCATGACAGCGTCAGCACTCGCGCAGGACCACAGCTACTTCAGCACAGACGCCGGACTAGTCAAGCAAGCCGTGCAGGCTGTGCAGAAAACTCAAGAATCTCAAGAAACACTAACGCCGGCCTAG
- the trpD gene encoding anthranilate phosphoribosyltransferase, with protein sequence MNPLQNASPSTPTWPNLIAALIGGEDLSQDDTQWAMNTIMAGNATDVQIAGFLVALRSKGETVAEVTGLVEAMLANARPLHVVGDALDIVGTGGDRLNTVNISTMAALVCAGAGATVIKHGNRASSSAAGSADVLEKLGVRLDLSLEKVALAATEVGITFCFANFFHPSMRYAAVARKEIGVPTAFNFLGPLTNPARVVASAIGVADARMAPLMAGVLAARNIRALVFRGSDGLDELTTTGTSSIWEVRNNEITQSSFDPLDLGIARATIEDLRGKNAEFNAEVVQRILDGERSPIRDAVVLNAAAGLVAYERSSSGPLLERMKFAAARAEAAIDGGAAANVLKSWVALSTES encoded by the coding sequence GTGAATCCTCTCCAAAACGCATCCCCAAGCACCCCCACGTGGCCAAATCTGATCGCTGCCCTGATTGGCGGGGAGGACCTTAGCCAGGATGACACCCAGTGGGCTATGAACACGATCATGGCCGGAAATGCTACGGATGTTCAGATTGCCGGCTTCCTTGTTGCCCTGCGGTCCAAGGGCGAGACTGTTGCCGAGGTGACTGGACTGGTCGAGGCAATGCTTGCCAACGCCCGTCCGCTGCACGTTGTTGGCGACGCCTTAGACATTGTGGGCACTGGAGGGGACAGACTCAATACTGTGAACATCTCCACCATGGCAGCGCTCGTCTGTGCCGGGGCAGGTGCCACTGTGATCAAACACGGAAACAGGGCATCTTCCTCCGCCGCCGGTTCCGCTGACGTACTAGAAAAATTAGGTGTTCGCCTGGATCTGTCCTTGGAAAAAGTAGCCCTCGCTGCCACCGAAGTGGGCATCACCTTTTGTTTCGCGAACTTCTTCCACCCGTCCATGCGATACGCGGCCGTAGCGCGCAAAGAGATTGGGGTCCCCACGGCGTTTAACTTCCTTGGGCCGCTGACAAACCCGGCTCGCGTTGTAGCTTCCGCAATTGGTGTCGCAGACGCCCGGATGGCCCCACTCATGGCTGGCGTGTTGGCGGCGAGGAACATCCGCGCCCTGGTTTTCAGGGGCAGCGACGGACTAGATGAACTGACGACCACGGGAACCTCCAGTATTTGGGAGGTGCGGAACAACGAAATCACGCAAAGCAGTTTCGATCCGCTGGATCTAGGCATAGCCCGGGCAACCATAGAGGACCTGCGCGGGAAGAATGCCGAATTTAATGCTGAAGTGGTACAACGCATTCTGGATGGAGAACGCTCACCGATCCGTGATGCCGTGGTGCTCAATGCTGCTGCCGGGCTCGTCGCTTATGAGCGGTCAAGTTCTGGACCACTGCTTGAACGGATGAAATTTGCCGCAGCCCGCGCCGAGGCAGCGATCGACGGCGGTGCCGCAGCCAACGTGCTGAAGTCTTGGGTTGCGCTGAGCACCGAAAGCTAG
- a CDS encoding heme-copper oxidase subunit III — protein MTTVTHAPSNPAHPTLNRPNMVSVGTVVWLASELMFFAGLFAMYFTLRSTTGGMWAEETAKLNFPFALVNTLILVSSSFSCQMGVFTAENLRPRRTGRRFQFSQWGMTEWFLLTFVLGAIFVAGQTTEYAMLTSEYVTLNSNPYGSAFYITTGFHGLHVLGGLIAFLLIIGRAYAAKKFGHFEATSAIVTSYYWHFVDVVWIGLFLVIYVLK, from the coding sequence GTGACAACTGTGACCCATGCCCCCAGTAATCCGGCGCATCCGACACTGAATCGACCGAACATGGTTTCTGTAGGAACCGTAGTTTGGTTGGCCAGTGAGCTGATGTTCTTCGCCGGCCTTTTTGCCATGTACTTCACGCTGCGTTCCACCACTGGTGGGATGTGGGCAGAAGAAACGGCGAAGCTGAACTTCCCGTTCGCCCTTGTGAACACTCTGATCCTGGTTTCTAGCTCATTTAGCTGCCAGATGGGTGTGTTTACTGCGGAGAACCTTCGGCCTCGCCGCACGGGACGCCGCTTCCAATTCTCCCAATGGGGAATGACGGAGTGGTTCCTGTTGACCTTCGTTCTTGGAGCCATCTTCGTGGCCGGTCAGACGACCGAATACGCCATGCTGACCTCCGAGTACGTGACACTGAACTCAAACCCCTATGGCTCCGCCTTCTACATTACGACCGGCTTCCACGGCCTGCACGTTCTCGGTGGGCTTATTGCATTCCTCCTCATTATTGGACGCGCCTACGCGGCCAAAAAGTTTGGACACTTCGAAGCCACCAGCGCAATCGTGACTTCTTACTACTGGCACTTTGTGGATGTCGTGTGGATTGGCCTCTTCTTGGTCATCTACGTCCTCAAGTAA
- a CDS encoding cytochrome c — MKALSQKRRHPLAALALLVLGLMLTGGLYAVVTTVNEAKADTTTFTAQQVDEGEKLFVANCATCHGLGASGTDAGPSLAGVGAAAVDFQVGTGRMPMQMQGPQARQKPQQFTTEQTRELAAYVATLGDGPALPEEQYIDGGGDAAVGGELFRVNCAMCHNAAAAGGALTRGKFAPPLDGVTSSHMYSAMVTGPQNMPVFNDANISPEGKRDIITFLNTIENQGSPGGAKLGSLGPVSEGLFLWTAVLGVIIGFTIWLTSRTS; from the coding sequence GTGAAGGCACTCTCGCAGAAGCGACGTCATCCGCTGGCAGCACTAGCGCTGCTGGTGCTTGGGCTCATGCTGACAGGTGGGTTATACGCCGTTGTCACAACCGTGAATGAGGCCAAGGCCGATACCACCACTTTTACAGCGCAGCAGGTGGACGAAGGCGAGAAGCTCTTCGTCGCCAACTGCGCCACCTGTCACGGCCTAGGCGCCAGCGGCACGGACGCTGGACCGTCCCTGGCCGGAGTTGGCGCTGCAGCCGTCGACTTCCAGGTCGGCACTGGGCGCATGCCCATGCAGATGCAAGGGCCCCAGGCGCGTCAGAAACCGCAGCAATTCACCACTGAACAAACCCGTGAATTGGCCGCCTACGTTGCCACGTTGGGCGACGGACCGGCTCTGCCGGAGGAGCAGTACATCGACGGCGGCGGCGACGCAGCTGTGGGTGGCGAACTCTTCCGAGTTAACTGCGCCATGTGCCACAACGCTGCTGCAGCCGGTGGAGCATTGACTCGTGGCAAGTTTGCACCGCCACTGGACGGTGTAACCAGCAGCCACATGTACAGTGCCATGGTGACCGGGCCGCAGAACATGCCGGTGTTCAACGACGCCAACATCAGCCCTGAGGGCAAACGCGACATCATCACGTTCTTGAACACCATTGAGAACCAGGGCTCACCTGGCGGCGCCAAGCTCGGCTCACTAGGACCAGTATCCGAGGGCTTGTTCCTTTGGACTGCTGTATTGGGTGTCATCATCGGCTTCACCATCTGGTTGACCTCACGTACTTCCTAG
- a CDS encoding Rieske 2Fe-2S domain-containing protein, whose protein sequence is MGNHSDGSPTSSDAVAKAGQQEVDKFQDPGLPPHRLRLADTNPKAAKRAERQVAWLFVISIVGTLLFMVGYFGVRLDDTFATLRLQNTFLGLGVAFAMLGIGTGIVHWARALMPDHEVAEDRHELRSEEDRLAAVQIIDDIVEETGIKRRPLIRNTLIGAVALAPLPAIAIFRDLGPLPGNALRHSLWKAGERLARDPDGTPIKASDVTIGSAFHVIPESLNSLTEGKIAAKAKAVVLLMRLNPEDLHPSEGREDWGYNGIVAYSKICTHVGCPVALYEQQTHHLLCPCHQSTFDLTQECKVIFGPAVRPLPQLPIAIDADGYLVAQSDFHEPVGPSFWERG, encoded by the coding sequence ATGGGCAACCATAGTGACGGCTCGCCGACAAGCTCGGACGCCGTAGCTAAGGCTGGTCAGCAAGAGGTGGACAAGTTCCAAGATCCGGGACTGCCTCCACACAGATTGCGACTAGCTGATACGAATCCCAAGGCGGCAAAACGGGCCGAACGCCAGGTGGCGTGGCTCTTTGTCATATCCATCGTCGGCACGCTGCTGTTCATGGTTGGTTACTTCGGCGTACGCCTTGATGACACGTTTGCCACCTTGCGGCTCCAAAACACCTTCCTGGGCCTTGGCGTAGCATTTGCCATGCTGGGTATTGGAACTGGCATTGTGCACTGGGCCCGCGCCCTCATGCCGGACCACGAAGTGGCCGAAGATCGCCACGAGTTGCGTTCCGAAGAGGACCGCCTGGCTGCCGTCCAAATCATCGACGATATTGTCGAAGAGACAGGCATCAAGCGTCGACCCTTGATTCGCAACACCCTCATCGGTGCTGTGGCCTTGGCTCCTCTTCCGGCAATCGCCATTTTCCGCGACCTTGGTCCGTTGCCAGGAAATGCACTGCGCCACTCGCTCTGGAAAGCTGGCGAGCGTCTAGCCCGCGATCCTGACGGAACACCGATCAAGGCCTCAGATGTGACCATCGGTTCGGCTTTCCACGTGATCCCGGAGTCCCTGAACTCACTCACTGAGGGCAAGATCGCCGCCAAGGCTAAGGCCGTGGTGTTGTTGATGCGCCTAAACCCCGAAGACCTTCACCCCTCCGAAGGGCGCGAGGACTGGGGCTACAACGGCATCGTTGCCTACTCCAAGATCTGTACCCACGTTGGCTGCCCCGTTGCACTCTACGAGCAGCAAACGCACCACTTGCTGTGCCCCTGCCACCAGTCCACCTTCGACTTGACACAGGAGTGCAAGGTCATCTTTGGACCCGCTGTCCGTCCGCTGCCTCAGCTGCCCATTGCCATTGACGCAGACGGCTACCTTGTCGCCCAGAGCGACTTCCATGAACCTGTTGGACCGAGCTTTTGGGAGCGTGGCTAA
- a CDS encoding cytochrome bc complex cytochrome b subunit, translated as MTTATQTPFEAKTPAGRITNFVDERVGGSGILREFGRKVFPDHWSFMFGEVALYTFVILLLSGTFLTFFYDPSMAETHYSGPYVPLNGVEMSVAYDSTLRLSFEVRGGLFMRQVHHWSALLFVAAVSVHMLRVFFTGAFRKPRELNWVVGSVLLILSMAAGFTGYSLPDDLLSGNGLRIIDGVTKSIPIVGTYISFFLFGGEFPGTMIIGRLYMMHIMLVPAMILLMIAIHLFMVVIHKHTQYPGPGRNDRNVVGYPLGPVYAAKAGGFFFIVFGIIALISAFFQINPVWNYGPYDPSPVSAGTQPDWYIGFVDGALRLMPGWLFNIPLEWNIPFPWGVNTLSMNVLIPALVPAGIIFTLMFAYPWIERWVTRDNREHHVLDRPRNAPTRTAIGVAGFIFYCVMWAAASSDLIATHFEVSLNDVLYWMRALFFLGPILGFIVSKRVSLALQRKDREIALHGRETGRIVRLPHGEFQEIHAQLDDYKRYKLVAHESPVPEAGIPNENGIVTKKERLRSKLSSFFFEDRVATASPSELAAGHDHEAIDASEDDKAITH; from the coding sequence ATGACTACTGCAACGCAAACACCTTTCGAAGCCAAAACACCCGCAGGACGGATCACCAACTTTGTTGATGAGCGTGTTGGCGGATCAGGAATACTCCGAGAGTTCGGACGCAAGGTCTTCCCCGACCACTGGTCATTCATGTTTGGCGAAGTCGCCCTCTACACGTTCGTCATCCTGCTGCTCTCGGGCACCTTTCTGACGTTCTTCTACGATCCCTCCATGGCGGAGACCCATTACAGCGGCCCCTATGTCCCGCTCAATGGTGTGGAAATGTCAGTGGCCTACGATTCAACTCTGCGCCTGTCCTTTGAGGTTCGTGGCGGCCTGTTCATGCGCCAGGTCCACCACTGGTCGGCACTATTATTCGTTGCTGCAGTGTCCGTGCACATGCTGCGAGTTTTCTTTACCGGTGCTTTCCGCAAACCTCGTGAACTGAACTGGGTTGTTGGCAGCGTGCTGCTGATCTTGTCCATGGCGGCAGGCTTCACCGGCTACTCACTACCTGATGATCTGCTCTCCGGCAACGGATTGCGCATTATTGATGGTGTTACCAAATCCATTCCCATTGTTGGAACGTACATCTCGTTCTTCCTCTTTGGCGGAGAATTCCCTGGAACCATGATCATCGGTCGCTTGTACATGATGCACATCATGCTGGTGCCCGCCATGATCCTGCTGATGATCGCCATTCACCTGTTTATGGTAGTTATCCACAAGCACACGCAGTACCCTGGCCCGGGTCGCAACGACCGCAATGTGGTTGGTTACCCACTGGGCCCGGTATATGCAGCTAAGGCCGGCGGATTCTTCTTCATTGTCTTTGGCATCATCGCTCTCATCTCCGCGTTCTTCCAGATCAACCCGGTCTGGAACTACGGCCCCTACGACCCCTCCCCCGTTTCAGCAGGTACCCAACCTGACTGGTACATCGGATTTGTTGATGGCGCCCTGCGACTCATGCCAGGCTGGCTATTCAACATCCCGCTTGAGTGGAATATTCCGTTCCCGTGGGGCGTGAACACGCTCTCGATGAACGTTCTCATACCCGCACTTGTACCTGCCGGCATCATCTTTACACTGATGTTTGCTTACCCCTGGATTGAGCGTTGGGTAACCCGCGACAATCGCGAGCACCACGTGCTTGACCGCCCACGCAATGCGCCGACACGGACCGCCATTGGTGTTGCAGGGTTCATCTTCTACTGCGTCATGTGGGCCGCTGCAAGCTCCGACTTGATCGCCACACACTTTGAAGTGTCCCTCAACGACGTCCTTTACTGGATGCGTGCATTATTCTTCCTAGGCCCGATCCTTGGTTTCATCGTCAGCAAGCGAGTGTCCCTCGCCTTGCAACGTAAGGACCGAGAAATCGCTCTACACGGTCGTGAAACCGGACGTATTGTCCGCTTGCCCCATGGTGAGTTCCAGGAAATCCATGCACAGCTCGATGACTACAAGCGTTACAAGCTTGTTGCCCACGAGTCTCCTGTTCCCGAGGCAGGCATCCCGAACGAAAACGGGATTGTCACCAAGAAGGAACGGCTACGCAGTAAGCTCAGCAGCTTCTTCTTCGAAGACCGTGTTGCTACTGCATCACCTTCGGAGCTTGCTGCCGGTCACGATCACGAGGCTATTGACGCCAGTGAAGACGACAAGGCGATCACGCACTAA
- a CDS encoding GntR family transcriptional regulator: MGYSVPSAKDISGALDRDSKVSVHIQLRDLLRNYIVNHSKAGRQLPSERDLATHFGVARMTLRHAVQALVEEELLERVVGLGTFVARTKLEVTLKLTSYSEEMARRGMRPSARTLAFEQIPATARLARELQLDEGQGVIRLRRLLLADEEPMSVDENFIPAWRVPGILDAGPPSSLYNILGERYGLVIEWGEDTIEANAATPSIARLLQVDIGAPVLRTERHAFVSRSTVDYSVSFYRADRYKLRVPLQRPGVRARRIY, translated from the coding sequence ATGGGCTATTCGGTGCCGTCGGCGAAGGACATCTCGGGCGCGTTGGACAGAGATTCAAAGGTTTCCGTTCACATCCAGTTGCGAGACTTGCTGCGCAACTACATTGTGAACCACAGTAAGGCGGGGCGGCAATTGCCTTCGGAGCGGGACCTAGCCACCCATTTCGGTGTGGCTCGTATGACGCTCCGTCATGCCGTTCAGGCTCTCGTTGAGGAAGAGTTACTTGAGCGCGTGGTTGGTTTGGGCACCTTCGTTGCCAGAACCAAACTGGAGGTGACACTGAAATTGACGTCATATTCAGAAGAGATGGCTCGACGTGGCATGCGCCCGTCTGCCAGAACCTTGGCGTTCGAACAAATACCAGCCACAGCTCGTTTGGCCCGTGAACTCCAACTTGATGAAGGGCAAGGCGTGATTCGTCTGCGCAGACTTTTGCTTGCCGACGAGGAGCCCATGAGCGTGGATGAGAACTTCATCCCAGCATGGCGCGTGCCAGGGATATTGGACGCTGGCCCGCCATCCTCCCTCTATAACATTTTGGGGGAGCGGTATGGGCTTGTTATTGAATGGGGTGAGGACACTATCGAGGCAAATGCTGCCACGCCCTCAATTGCGCGCTTACTACAGGTGGACATAGGCGCACCCGTGCTGCGCACCGAACGTCACGCCTTTGTATCGCGTTCCACAGTGGATTACTCTGTGTCTTTCTACCGCGCAGATCGTTACAAGCTGCGTGTGCCCCTACAACGCCCCGGCGTACGTGCACGCCGTATCTATTAG
- a CDS encoding HPr family phosphocarrier protein, whose protein sequence is MYTRKATVAASIGLHARPAAVFVRAVNRTGLPITLSQEGMAGVDGRSLLEVMSANFAHGVEVEIGVGDCGADMESVKTAVDHLAQLLRTDLTDPL, encoded by the coding sequence ATGTACACCCGGAAAGCCACTGTGGCGGCGAGCATTGGCTTGCATGCCCGTCCCGCCGCAGTATTTGTTCGAGCGGTTAATAGGACCGGCTTGCCCATAACCCTGTCCCAAGAAGGCATGGCTGGCGTGGATGGACGCTCGCTCCTTGAAGTAATGAGCGCGAATTTCGCCCACGGCGTGGAAGTAGAGATTGGTGTTGGCGACTGCGGGGCTGACATGGAGTCTGTAAAGACAGCCGTGGATCATTTGGCGCAGCTGCTCCGAACGGACCTCACGGACCCTCTATAG
- a CDS encoding cytochrome c oxidase subunit 4, producing the protein MKVEAWLFLLLGVFFIPVGIVYGLMVQWMEPVGFLAIFLMSALCLMIGVYVYYTGNRVGLRPEDRSDAEVHEGSGEQGHFSPWSWWPLVLALAAASGFLGLAVGWWVFLFGAGLAVIALVGWVYEYSRGDHAH; encoded by the coding sequence ATGAAGGTTGAAGCCTGGCTCTTTCTCCTCTTAGGCGTTTTCTTTATACCCGTAGGGATTGTTTACGGCCTGATGGTCCAATGGATGGAACCAGTTGGCTTCCTTGCTATTTTCCTCATGTCGGCACTGTGCCTGATGATCGGCGTCTACGTCTATTACACGGGGAACCGCGTTGGTCTGCGTCCGGAAGACCGTTCCGACGCCGAAGTTCATGAAGGCTCCGGGGAACAGGGCCACTTCAGCCCCTGGAGCTGGTGGCCGCTGGTGCTTGCACTTGCAGCCGCCTCCGGTTTCCTGGGTCTGGCAGTTGGCTGGTGGGTGTTCTTGTTCGGTGCCGGCCTGGCGGTCATCGCACTGGTTGGTTGGGTCTACGAGTACAGTCGCGGAGACCACGCGCACTAA